Within the Maribacter sp. BPC-D8 genome, the region ATCTTAATTAAATTGACTTGTTTAATCGGTTTGGTAATTGCACCAATATTAGGTGGTCATGCAGAAGAAGGTGTTGCATCGTTAAATGATACAAAAGAGGTTACTATAGAAATGAATGTAGAAAGTGCTGATTTGGCGGAAGCTATTGTTACCTATTCTACTACGGTAAATGGTGAATCTATTACTGAAGAAGTAGTCTATAATGGTACAAAAGCAGAGGTTGAGGCACAATTGCAAGCATTTGAAAATGCAACAATTGAAAAGAAAGGAACCGCTACAGAAATTACTATAGAAAAAGTGGAGATTAATAAACAGTAATTTCACGTTTAGAATATAAAAAACCATCAGCATTGCTGATGGTTTTTTTTTGTTTTATAACTATTGTAGTTTGAATGTGATTGGAATAGCAAAAGAAACTTTAACAGCAGAACCTCGTTGTTTACCGGGAGTCATTTTTGGTAGTTTAGATAAAATTCTTACGGCTTCTTTTTCTAATACATCATGCGGACCTCTTTTTCGAATAGTACCGATGGTACCATCGTTATTAATCATGAATGTTGTATTCACTCTACCTTCAATGTTCATTTCTTGAGCCATTTCTGGGTAACGAAAGTTTTTACGAATATGCTTTTGCATCATGTCATTAAAACAAGCCCTTTTGTCTTTTTCATTCTCACAACCTGGGAATACCGGAACTTCTTCAATGGTAATCCAGTTTACTTTTACTTCCTCGGGCACTTCTTCAACATCAAGGTCAGACATGTCAATAACTTCGGTATCTGGTGTTACTTCGATGGCGATAACTTCAGTTTCTTCAATAGGGTCATCATCCTCGACGATTTCTATTTCAATTGGTAAAGCTGGTGGTTTTGGTGGTGGAGTTACTTCTAATTGAAAAACAGTAGGCTCTTCTTCAATAGAGGGGTCAATATCGTTCATGGCTACATCAATGTCATAGATGGGGTCAAATGATTTCCATTCTAAGGCGGTGTACACCATACCTAATACTAATAGTAGTCCGATTACAAAGAACATTCCGCTCTTTTTGTTCAGGTCTTTCTGTGGATTCTTTTTTGGTCTCATAATATTTGAATTTTAGACTTGCATAAACAAGTAGGGTTATTATTTATTTGCTTGTCTAAAACTATAGTAAACCTAAAGGCTGTGAAATGAGTAATGAGTTAACGCTGCTTTTGAGTGAGTGAAAGAGACATTCATTTGAAACAGGCACTTAGAATAATTGCTTATAAGTGGTAAAATCAATAATTCTTGAAATAAAAATTTTAAAGGTTGTTGAAAGACCGTAATTTTATGGCCATGGGTATTTTCAAAAAAGATAAACTTCAAATCATCAACTTTCAGTCATACGGAAGCACTAGTCGCTTGTATGTTAGGGGTAGGGCTATTGAAGATGAAAATATCGATTTAGATCAAAAAGGTATTTTCAATTTGATGAAGAATACCTGGAAGCGTTTTGAAACCGATGAAATTAAAAATTCGCCTTTAAAAATCACCTTCTCTAATGGTGAGACGGTTCATGGTACTACTGACGGAGACGGATATTATCTAATTGATGAGAATATATCGGGACTCCAAAAACTAGCAAATGAAGAAGGTTGGGTCACATTCGATTTGTCATTTACTAAAGCCAATTTAAAACGAGAAATAATTCTACAAAACCGTTTTCCGGGGGAGATGTTGATACCTAGTGAGCATGCCAAATTTGGCGTTATCAGTGATATTGATGATACTATTCTGCATACTGGCGTAGTTTCTTCGCTAAAATGGAAAGTGATTTTGAATACCATGTTCA harbors:
- a CDS encoding energy transducer TonB, whose amino-acid sequence is MRPKKNPQKDLNKKSGMFFVIGLLLVLGMVYTALEWKSFDPIYDIDVAMNDIDPSIEEEPTVFQLEVTPPPKPPALPIEIEIVEDDDPIEETEVIAIEVTPDTEVIDMSDLDVEEVPEEVKVNWITIEEVPVFPGCENEKDKRACFNDMMQKHIRKNFRYPEMAQEMNIEGRVNTTFMINNDGTIGTIRKRGPHDVLEKEAVRILSKLPKMTPGKQRGSAVKVSFAIPITFKLQ
- a CDS encoding App1 family protein, with the protein product MLKDRNFMAMGIFKKDKLQIINFQSYGSTSRLYVRGRAIEDENIDLDQKGIFNLMKNTWKRFETDEIKNSPLKITFSNGETVHGTTDGDGYYLIDENISGLQKLANEEGWVTFDLSFTKANLKREIILQNRFPGEMLIPSEHAKFGVISDIDDTILHTGVVSSLKWKVILNTMFKRATKRLQLEGTSDFYTKLHQGKSGNEANPIFYVSHSPWNLYRYLELFLKTNNFPKGPILLRSMASFKMRKKSDEKPQKQKEISNLLKSYPDLKFILIGDSGEKDGDIYQEISTLFPGRIKAIYLRSVNHSKRMKRIENLFVDFKDIPFLMVNKTAEAIDHAKKNGFI